The following proteins are co-located in the Sporosarcina pasteurii genome:
- a CDS encoding tyrosine-type recombinase/integrase, with the protein MDFSGNPHIKLKSLNTTRRVPLSNQVTKLIQQHLKENYLSDHQKLFFPTLNVSCSDLCRYLRVYIKRARIHNPDLIPDFDSIRGYRISRANHLYQAGLSLEDLCSILGHNNINQTKRYIGILHHTS; encoded by the coding sequence ATTGATTTCTCCGGCAATCCCCATATTAAATTAAAATCATTAAATACAACTAGAAGGGTTCCATTATCAAACCAAGTCACTAAGCTAATTCAGCAACATTTAAAAGAAAATTATCTATCAGATCATCAAAAGCTTTTCTTCCCGACTTTAAATGTTTCATGTTCAGACTTATGTAGATACCTTCGCGTTTATATAAAAAGGGCCAGGATTCATAATCCCGACCTAATTCCAGATTTTGATTCCATACGTGGATACAGAATAAGCAGGGCTAACCACCTTTATCAAGCTGGTCTAAGCTTGGAAGATCTTTGTAGCATTCTTGGACACAATAATATCAATCAAACGAAAAGGTATATAGGAATCCTTCACCATACCTCTTAG
- the sspO gene encoding small acid-soluble spore protein O, which yields MVSNGPKNNASSNVSDEQAVRKNLSREFDHELANEPLTAAERYNNKKTKKRQ from the coding sequence ATAGTGAGCAACGGTCCAAAGAATAATGCAAGCAGTAACGTCAGCGATGAACAAGCGGTACGCAAAAATTTGTCACGGGAATTTGATCATGAACTTGCGAATGAACCGTTAACAGCAGCTGAAAGGTATAATAATAAGAAAACAAAGAAGCGGCAATAG
- a CDS encoding helix-turn-helix domain-containing protein, whose translation MNYLTQYQSFANKYELNEAIASHLNDHRHQLNDTDLNVLTMLSRYAVKYPGVAHLKVGTIAKALHKSDRTVRRSVEKLERLHIVKRQAFSREKTGGQGANLYIFLPYKQPDLTETKVEQVAKTEQSHQPIHTYVEEPIIPITLYTRFKDLIKSYSGDNNEILASKLYGIYRVHTTRLMKFDVHADKGELLKTIAIQAIRVLFQATKRKNIRNLIGYYDGIFRELTDKALFAEAFMDYDAPVEVKIP comes from the coding sequence ATGAACTATTTAACTCAATACCAATCATTCGCAAATAAATATGAACTCAATGAGGCAATTGCTTCGCATTTAAATGACCACAGGCATCAATTGAACGATACGGATCTAAACGTACTTACGATGTTAAGCCGATATGCAGTGAAATACCCAGGCGTTGCGCACTTAAAAGTAGGCACGATTGCAAAGGCTTTACATAAATCAGACCGCACTGTTCGCCGCTCAGTCGAGAAATTGGAGCGATTACATATAGTTAAAAGACAGGCATTTTCACGCGAGAAAACAGGTGGACAAGGTGCCAACCTTTATATTTTTTTACCTTACAAACAACCAGACCTTACTGAAACGAAGGTAGAGCAAGTGGCGAAAACTGAACAAAGTCATCAACCAATTCATACTTACGTCGAAGAGCCAATCATTCCAATCACACTTTACACACGTTTCAAGGATCTAATTAAGTCTTACTCAGGAGATAATAATGAAATTCTTGCCAGCAAACTTTACGGCATTTATCGCGTACACACGACAAGACTTATGAAATTTGATGTTCACGCAGACAAAGGTGAACTTTTAAAAACAATTGCGATCCAAGCAATTCGTGTCTTGTTTCAAGCAACAAAAAGAAAAAACATCCGCAACCTTATCGGTTATTACGACGGCATCTTCCGTGAATTAACCGACAAAGCTTTATTTGCGGAGGCTTTTATGGATTATGATGCACCAGTGGAAGTTAAAATACCGTAG
- a CDS encoding thermonuclease family protein: MNTTTKDSPFIRPFLTLFLITSLLLTGCSGDINDSINNELAMENETLSQKEVQPLKEKLSPELTMSNTIENNALQISGKTNLPDETILFVTLSNHKSVELEKTLTVKNGQFSTDAIPIEELKSGKQSIKVSLADDQPDAVVAIIGDSSDLLISDHVDINKQLTTTVKIDVPSERALPSDVQGIKTKVKRVIDGDTIIVKMDGKEERVRLILVDTPETKHPQMGVQPFGPEASAFTTEQLEGKVITLEVGVQERDRYGRVLAYVWIGDKLFNQTLLEKGLARVAVYPPNTKYLDEFKAAQNNAKKKAVGIWSIENYVSAKGFNDQQQNHSVVTTSKPNVETQQVQKTEPDESGECNIKGSSSGIYHVPGSTYYERTTNPARMFCSVEEAHNAGFRAPKR, from the coding sequence ATGAATACAACTACAAAGGACTCCCCTTTCATTCGTCCTTTTCTAACACTATTTCTAATTACAAGTTTACTATTAACAGGATGCTCTGGTGATATAAACGACAGCATCAACAATGAGCTTGCGATGGAGAATGAAACGCTGTCACAAAAAGAAGTACAGCCACTTAAAGAAAAACTCTCACCCGAATTAACAATGAGTAACACGATTGAAAACAATGCATTACAAATTTCAGGAAAAACGAATTTGCCTGACGAAACAATTTTATTCGTAACACTTTCAAATCATAAATCTGTAGAATTAGAAAAAACACTCACAGTAAAAAACGGTCAGTTTTCTACGGATGCAATACCAATTGAAGAGTTAAAATCAGGCAAGCAATCGATCAAGGTATCGTTGGCTGATGATCAACCAGATGCAGTCGTAGCGATTATCGGGGATTCTAGTGATTTATTAATCAGTGATCATGTTGATATAAACAAACAATTAACGACTACTGTCAAGATTGATGTACCAAGCGAACGCGCTCTGCCAAGTGATGTACAAGGTATCAAAACGAAAGTTAAGAGAGTTATCGATGGCGATACGATCATTGTGAAAATGGATGGTAAAGAAGAAAGGGTAAGACTTATTTTAGTTGATACCCCGGAAACAAAGCATCCTCAAATGGGGGTCCAACCTTTCGGACCAGAGGCATCTGCATTCACGACTGAACAACTTGAAGGTAAAGTTATCACATTAGAAGTCGGAGTCCAAGAGCGGGATAGATATGGGAGAGTACTAGCCTATGTGTGGATTGGTGACAAGCTTTTTAACCAAACGTTACTAGAAAAAGGCCTTGCACGAGTTGCGGTCTACCCACCTAATACAAAGTATTTGGATGAGTTTAAAGCCGCACAAAATAATGCAAAGAAAAAAGCAGTCGGTATTTGGTCGATTGAAAATTACGTTTCAGCTAAAGGATTTAACGATCAACAACAAAATCATTCAGTTGTAACCACAAGTAAACCAAACGTAGAAACACAACAAGTACAAAAAACTGAACCAGATGAATCAGGCGAATGTAACATTAAAGGAAGTAGCAGCGGCATTTACCATGTTCCCGGGAGTACTTATTATGAACGAACAACAAACCCCGCTAGGATGTTCTGTTCGGTTGAGGAAGCACATAACGCTGGATTTAGAGCGCCAAAACGGTGA